In the genome of Phlebotomus papatasi isolate M1 chromosome 2, Ppap_2.1, whole genome shotgun sequence, one region contains:
- the LOC129801900 gene encoding integumentary mucin C.1 — MKYAIFVAALFVAGAFAAPVEIENELPRSLDPRFVSHGRPACRTNEEMAVRLYRHNWDPTRWWQCNHQGVPAEMMSCPTNMLFDERTRTCIPSHLWIWTEPRNPPTLAEWNGSPPAGGICPQDNPTCPCPTPCPPCPPNEPPTTTTTPCPPCPTTTPPCPPCPPEEPPTTTTTTTTTTTTTTTTTTTTTTTTTTTTPCPPCPTTTTCPPCPTTTPPCPPCPEDPPTTTTTPCPPCPNDLICTQDHMGTLWPGSRADSFFVCHTVNHPALEMFCEPGTVFNFNLQTCTNAMNVFEDEEKAKP; from the exons ATGAAGT ACGCCATCTTTGTGGCAGCGCTCTTCGTCGCTGGAGCCTTTGCAGCACCAGTTGAGATTGAAAATGAGCTCCCCAGAAGTCTCGATCCCCGTTTTGTCTCCCACGGACGGCCAGCCTGCCGCACCAACGAGGAGATGGCTGTTCGCCTGTACAGACACAACTGGGATCCAACTAGATGGTGGCAGTGCAATCATCAAGGTGTTCCCGCCGAAATGATGTCCTGCCCCACCAATATGCTCTTCGACGAGCGCACCCGCACCTGCATCCCATCTCATCTGTGGATCTGGACTGAGCCACGCAATCCACCCACTCTGGCCGAATGGAATGGTTCTCCGCCAGCTGGAGGAATTTGCCCACAGGACAACCCCACCTGCCCATGCCCAACTCCATGCCCTCCATGTCCTCCGAATGAGCCTCCAACCACCACCACAACTCCATGCCCACCATGTCCAACCACCACACCTCCCTGCCCACCCTGCCCACCAGAGGAGCCTCCAACTACAACCACCACGACAACAACTACGACAACCACAACGACAACCACGACGACGACAACAACCACAACAACCACCACGACAACGCCTTGCCCACCATGCCCAACAACCACCACCTGTCCTCCATGCCCAACAACCACTCCACCCTGCCCACCTTGTCCTGAGGATCCTCCAACCACCACAACAACTCCATGCCCACCCTGCCCCAATGACCTAATCTGCACTCAGGATCATATGGGTACACTGTGGCCTGGCTCTCGTGCAGACAGCTTCTTCGTCTGCCACACCGTCAACCACCCAGCTCTGGAGATGTTCTGCGAACCCGGAACCGTCTTCAACTTCAACCTGCAGACGTGCACAAACGCCATGAATGTTTTCGAGGACGAAGAGAAGGCAAAGCCataa